Proteins co-encoded in one Nicotiana sylvestris chromosome 7, ASM39365v2, whole genome shotgun sequence genomic window:
- the LOC104216262 gene encoding uncharacterized protein translates to MTWKCLIFGNAARPKAKFKVWLQMQNMLLTVDRLNKWGIQVESKCSLCQREEETRDHLFVECDYTKTVMQKLMHWTQNQNIIAATWEQHVYELIKRAKGKTKEAQLFKRYILK, encoded by the coding sequence ATGACATGGAAGTGTTTGATATTTGGTAATGCTGCAAGGCCAAAAGCTAAGTTCAAAGTGTGGTTGCAAATGCAGAATATGCTACTTACTGTTGACAGACTGAACAAATGGGGAATACAGGTAGAAAGCAAATGCAGCTTATGTCAGAGAGAAGAGGAAACAAGAGATCATCTCTTTGTGGAGTGTGACTATACAAAAACAGTAATGCAAAAGCTGATGCACTGGACACAGAACCAAAATATAATAGCAGCTACCTGGGAACAACATGTGTATGAGTTGATCAAGAGAGCTAAAGGCAAAACAAAGGAAGCTCAACTATTCAAGAGATATATTCTGAAGTAG
- the LOC138872713 gene encoding uncharacterized protein, with the protein MEDMQEILLAGPYTINNRSIILKQWTTDFDFKKEFLTEIPLCIRFPKLPLNCWGVNSLSRIASSIGMPMYADECTAKQLRVSYARMLIEVDVTKPLKDEVMVEDSNGRTFLQPINYDWKPKFYETWQVIGHNCKQEG; encoded by the coding sequence ATGGAGGATATGCAAGAAATTTTGTTAGCTGGACCATACACAATCAATAATAGGTCTATTATTCTTAAGCAATGGACAACTGATTTTGACTTTAAGAAGGAATTCCTCACTGAAATTCCTTTATGTATTAGATTTCCAAAACTTCCACTGAATTGCTGGGGTGTGAACTCACTAAGTAGAATAGCAAGTTCAATTGGCATGCCTATGTATGCTGATGAATGTACTGCTAAGCAATTGAGAGTATCCTATGCTAGGATGCTAATAGAGGTGGATGTGACAAAACCTCTGAAGGATGAAGTAATGGTTGAAGATTCAAATGGGAGGACCTTTTTGCAGCCAATTAACTATGATTGGAAACCTAAATTCTATGAAACATGGCAGGTCATTGGGCATAATTGCAAGCAAGAAGGGTGA